The proteins below are encoded in one region of Neisseria bacilliformis:
- a CDS encoding CDP-glycerol glycerophosphotransferase family protein — protein sequence MKAIKNSLNYLFAPASYRKGLKEYSAKQWQQALASFQTSVKQSPEHPQSHFKLGLCYMKLGNLEEAHQHIGYAIRQAPYNVSWKTQMEQCEKKLHNIGAHASHPITSASSAPAPLAPLPRISQDGSSNTLNVRLKKKLLLIPSDYNHRVMADIMPFIEHYKYDFDIYIILRECDADIERRLNYTIVKNGTPYGEFLKFTADYVIDAGTMNAGYRITDTNKWISVWHGIPYKKMFVDLDIKHLSGAIRYGLAYDCMISMSDFYTNTFLKGAMRYDGIIHQVGCAKMDNLLNNKYSVQSVRKRFNLPDDRQIALYAPASRCYMSKENLPFDVEKLACLLGEKWLLLVRTPSRSAELPEDTENIRFISNLDMNEIENFLVADILISDYHPIIHLFNEYQKPVVLYQYDYDKFISTHKERRKELEKLANNPYTATRESHLYNLDWKNICQSASLALVPSENWAYQNIKQKLGIPEDKKVILYAPTYRERGPISLPFNPARLLRHLNNEYVIITKLHYLNSLQREYKNVIDCTSTADLADLMKMADILISDYSSLVLDFAVLNKPIILFQYDSYDYMRQRGVYFDFEEYLPARQIIDREIDLYRLDWNSLDSDNNKLVQTFYPLEDGHSTKRIADVLALDADPRFGKDIIFLINDLNQIGGIHTFIKNMAKYYKEKYNSRIYVLAIKEFAENNSEYHVFQSPYIDFYMSSQYLRGGCASILQNTDGIVISLQFSAHLHFQKYLSGAKTVLMFHGDVKDIISQEMYGPHLGWLNEGNLYNYDKLLLLTDSAVQLLSPHLKEEVRNKLGFIHNSIEAEYQAIDSHCPNHTAVISRLDADKNIFALIELGKEIQTKNSNIVVNVYGDGKLKGEFQAAIDDNGLHDIIRLRGFEPDKGKIFTENDSLILLSKSEGFGLVLLEAYAHGKPVVVFDSYTGASEVVKHGKTGFLVPYDDYTGVIDTLGRLDTLDVNDIKDTFNEFSNETVFGKWDQLFSELDNLENR from the coding sequence ATGAAAGCAATTAAAAACTCGTTAAACTATCTTTTTGCGCCCGCCTCATATAGAAAAGGTCTGAAAGAATATTCGGCCAAACAATGGCAGCAGGCTCTCGCATCTTTCCAGACATCCGTCAAACAATCGCCTGAACATCCGCAAAGTCATTTTAAACTCGGTCTTTGCTATATGAAACTTGGAAATTTGGAGGAAGCGCACCAGCACATAGGATACGCCATACGTCAGGCTCCTTATAATGTTTCATGGAAAACCCAAATGGAACAATGTGAGAAAAAGCTGCACAATATTGGTGCGCATGCGTCCCATCCAATAACATCTGCTTCATCCGCGCCAGCTCCGCTTGCTCCCCTGCCCCGTATTTCTCAAGACGGATCTAGCAATACCTTGAATGTACGTCTAAAAAAGAAACTGCTGCTAATTCCCTCCGACTATAATCACCGAGTCATGGCAGACATTATGCCTTTTATCGAACATTATAAATATGACTTTGATATTTATATCATTCTGCGGGAATGCGATGCCGATATAGAAAGAAGATTAAATTACACTATTGTAAAAAACGGTACCCCCTATGGAGAGTTTCTGAAATTTACTGCTGATTATGTAATTGATGCCGGCACAATGAATGCCGGTTACCGTATTACTGATACTAATAAATGGATATCGGTATGGCATGGCATCCCATACAAAAAAATGTTTGTTGATTTAGATATCAAGCATCTTTCAGGTGCCATTCGCTATGGTTTGGCTTACGATTGCATGATTTCAATGTCAGATTTCTATACTAACACTTTCCTAAAAGGCGCAATGCGCTATGACGGTATTATCCATCAAGTGGGCTGTGCAAAAATGGATAATTTGTTAAACAACAAATATTCAGTACAATCGGTCAGAAAGCGGTTTAATCTACCAGATGACCGTCAGATTGCGCTTTATGCCCCCGCCTCCCGCTGTTACATGAGTAAAGAAAATTTACCTTTTGATGTGGAAAAACTTGCCTGTTTACTTGGAGAGAAATGGCTTTTATTAGTCAGGACACCATCAAGATCTGCTGAGCTGCCAGAAGACACAGAAAATATCCGATTTATATCAAATTTAGATATGAACGAAATCGAAAATTTTTTAGTTGCTGATATTTTAATTAGTGATTATCATCCGATAATTCATTTGTTTAATGAATATCAGAAGCCAGTTGTACTTTATCAGTATGATTATGATAAATTTATTTCTACACATAAGGAGCGCCGTAAGGAATTGGAAAAACTCGCCAATAATCCGTATACAGCAACTAGAGAATCACATTTATATAACTTGGATTGGAAGAACATTTGCCAATCTGCTTCGTTAGCACTTGTCCCTTCTGAAAATTGGGCCTATCAAAACATCAAACAAAAACTTGGTATTCCGGAAGACAAAAAAGTTATTCTTTATGCACCAACTTATCGAGAAAGAGGCCCTATATCTTTACCGTTTAATCCCGCTCGGCTTCTGCGTCATCTTAATAACGAATATGTCATTATTACTAAACTACATTATTTAAACAGCTTGCAACGGGAATACAAAAATGTTATTGATTGCACATCAACTGCCGATTTAGCCGATCTAATGAAGATGGCGGACATTCTTATCAGCGACTATTCTTCGTTGGTATTGGACTTTGCCGTCTTGAACAAACCGATTATCCTGTTCCAATATGACAGCTACGATTATATGCGTCAAAGAGGCGTTTATTTTGATTTTGAGGAATATCTGCCAGCACGTCAGATAATTGATAGAGAAATTGATCTCTACCGTTTGGATTGGAACAGTCTTGATTCCGACAATAACAAATTGGTACAAACCTTTTACCCATTGGAAGACGGACACTCTACCAAACGCATAGCGGATGTTTTAGCCTTAGATGCTGATCCTCGTTTTGGTAAGGATATTATTTTTCTAATCAATGATTTGAATCAAATAGGTGGGATACATACTTTTATTAAGAATATGGCTAAGTATTATAAGGAAAAATACAATAGCCGTATTTATGTGCTGGCTATTAAAGAGTTTGCGGAAAACAACTCTGAATACCACGTATTCCAAAGTCCATATATTGATTTTTATATGTCATCACAGTATTTGCGAGGCGGTTGTGCCAGTATTCTGCAAAACACTGACGGCATTGTTATTTCGTTGCAATTCTCTGCTCACCTTCACTTCCAAAAATATCTGAGTGGTGCAAAAACGGTATTAATGTTCCATGGTGATGTGAAAGACATTATTTCTCAGGAGATGTATGGACCTCATTTGGGTTGGCTGAACGAAGGTAATCTTTACAATTATGACAAGCTGCTTCTGCTTACTGATTCAGCTGTTCAGCTGCTCTCGCCTCACCTAAAAGAAGAAGTACGTAATAAGCTTGGTTTTATCCACAACTCTATTGAAGCGGAGTACCAAGCGATTGACTCACACTGCCCTAATCATACAGCCGTTATCAGCCGTTTGGATGCCGATAAAAATATCTTTGCCTTGATAGAATTAGGCAAGGAAATCCAAACGAAAAACTCAAACATTGTAGTCAACGTATATGGAGACGGTAAATTAAAAGGCGAGTTTCAAGCAGCTATTGATGACAACGGTCTTCATGACATTATCCGTCTTCGTGGTTTTGAACCAGATAAAGGCAAAATTTTTACCGAAAACGATTCTTTAATTTTATTATCTAAATCTGAAGGATTCGGTCTTGTGTTATTGGAGGCTTATGCCCATGGAAAACCTGTGGTTGTATTTGACTCTTATACAGGTGCATCGGAAGTAGTCAAACATGGCAAAACCGGATTTTTAGTACCCTACGATGACTATACGGGTGTAATTGATACATTAGGCAGACTGGATACTTTGGATGTAAACGATATTAAAGATACATTTAACGAGTTTAGTAATGAAACTGTTTTTGGCAAATGGGATCAGCTTTTCTCAGAATTAGATAATTTAGAAAATAGATAA
- a CDS encoding glycosyltransferase family 2 protein, with protein MSFLQKLFRPGKPQTSSNPPKAEAEDNIVISVVIPSYNARKTLASTLESLQKSQHTNLDVIVVDDGSEDRAEDIVNSFKDNRFRYFWKENAGPGLARNFGIDHAKGEYIFFLDADDAIYPDSLVHLLKYAREHDLDVVSGVTVRKQIDTGAEGEWFRDLYKTKKINTFNERLNLYSDTLSTNKLYRTQVLRDKNIYFDEGLYEDKIFTAKIYSQIDRIGLIDNRVYIWFVYGNQTSITTSKSVDNYKERMVAIRKLWPYLPALRKAYQLIFYINHDLLIYLREFIFYSEEEKHDIYQSAADFIGENKNLVYKKLVTTSLNRACLDALCDRDEAKFLYTANILSQTFQDEQLAKQKA; from the coding sequence ATGTCATTCTTGCAAAAATTATTTCGTCCTGGAAAGCCGCAAACATCAAGCAATCCACCCAAAGCGGAAGCAGAAGACAATATTGTCATTTCCGTGGTCATCCCAAGTTACAATGCGCGAAAAACGCTTGCCTCAACCTTAGAATCATTGCAAAAATCCCAACACACTAACCTAGATGTGATAGTGGTTGACGATGGTTCCGAAGACAGAGCTGAAGATATTGTCAACTCTTTTAAAGACAACCGTTTCCGCTATTTTTGGAAAGAGAATGCCGGACCGGGATTGGCGAGGAATTTTGGTATTGACCACGCAAAAGGGGAATACATTTTCTTTTTGGACGCTGACGATGCAATATATCCCGATTCCTTAGTTCACTTGCTCAAATATGCCAGAGAACATGATTTGGATGTGGTTTCCGGGGTAACCGTACGCAAGCAGATTGATACTGGTGCGGAAGGCGAATGGTTTAGAGATCTGTATAAAACAAAAAAAATCAATACATTCAATGAACGGCTTAATTTATACAGCGATACATTATCTACAAACAAGCTGTATCGAACCCAAGTATTGAGAGATAAAAATATTTATTTTGACGAAGGCTTGTATGAAGACAAAATCTTCACTGCAAAGATTTACTCTCAAATAGACCGTATCGGCCTAATCGACAACCGCGTTTATATCTGGTTTGTCTATGGTAATCAAACCAGTATCACTACATCTAAATCGGTAGACAATTATAAAGAGCGCATGGTTGCCATTCGAAAGTTATGGCCATATTTACCTGCCTTACGGAAAGCATATCAATTAATATTTTATATTAATCACGATCTGCTGATTTATTTGCGCGAATTTATTTTCTATTCCGAAGAGGAAAAACATGATATTTATCAGTCGGCAGCTGATTTTATTGGAGAAAACAAAAACCTTGTTTATAAAAAATTGGTAACGACGAGTCTGAACCGAGCCTGTCTGGATGCTCTTTGCGATAGAGACGAAGCGAAGTTTCTCTACACAGCGAACATTCTGTCGCAGACTTTCCAAGACGAACAACTTGCAAAGCAGAAAGCCTGA